A genomic region of Gemmata massiliana contains the following coding sequences:
- a CDS encoding serine hydrolase domain-containing protein produces the protein MSAGTDAAGVREWEQTVRVTRRGSDTRPRIARWVTDHFGETMNMKAFRWLLFGALLYPLGSGVAQEPTPFPPVKPESVGLPTEAVRAVADEVAGYVKAGTIVGGELLIIKNRKTVLHEVYGDRDREDKRPMERGTIFNIRSMTKPLTGVAVQLLVDDGKLRLDDPVAKYLPGFDNDKSRAITIRHLLTHRSGLPLTIIGAKIDQFPDLQAQAKAVGEKGPQFKPGEKFWYSDAGSDCAAAVVEKVAGVTIDRFVTERILRPLGMSDSFYPSAGDDPRRARIASLYMGRPGNWTRARKGDGAPMYPFAWGSQTLYSTPADYARFLAMWLDEGKVGDKRVLSKDAVARVLTPTSVMSMLGSDAAHLTGFSDLKAFYGHMSVLHATGTTPEQARVVAFGHSGSDGTCAWAFPGRDLIVCYFTQSRGQMTTIRLESVLDRELLQAGRPRAPVPEELKPYLGTYYANFMHYKNTPFRVVFQNGRLAVDIPDQLVFELRDPDKDGQRAFVASDKISIGFAKGRDGKVSSMQLKQPGVTFELTTSPVKLPAPLKKEAVEKLLGTYQGDGADGTVEVVLKDGTLRVSVPAAGADVELAPRTDPASWEVRGIPGAVFTFQVNKDGAVVSLTAELPGGKRIVRNRVEK, from the coding sequence ATGTCCGCCGGGACCGACGCAGCAGGTGTTCGGGAGTGGGAGCAGACGGTACGAGTCACGAGGCGGGGATCGGACACGCGGCCCCGAATCGCCCGGTGGGTGACGGACCATTTTGGGGAGACGATGAACATGAAGGCGTTCCGGTGGCTCCTGTTCGGGGCGCTTCTTTACCCCCTCGGTTCGGGAGTGGCGCAAGAGCCGACCCCGTTCCCGCCCGTCAAGCCCGAGAGTGTCGGGTTACCCACGGAGGCCGTGCGTGCGGTCGCCGACGAGGTTGCTGGGTACGTGAAGGCCGGCACCATTGTCGGGGGTGAGTTGCTCATCATCAAGAACCGCAAGACGGTGCTCCACGAGGTGTACGGCGACCGGGACCGGGAGGACAAGCGCCCGATGGAGCGGGGCACGATCTTCAACATCCGGTCTATGACCAAGCCGCTCACTGGGGTGGCCGTCCAGTTGCTCGTTGACGACGGGAAGCTGCGCCTCGACGACCCGGTCGCGAAGTACCTACCCGGATTCGACAACGACAAGTCGCGTGCGATCACGATCCGGCACCTGTTGACCCACCGCAGCGGGCTGCCCCTCACGATCATCGGCGCCAAGATCGATCAGTTCCCCGACCTACAAGCGCAAGCCAAGGCGGTCGGAGAAAAGGGTCCGCAGTTCAAGCCGGGTGAGAAGTTCTGGTACTCCGACGCCGGGAGCGACTGCGCGGCCGCGGTCGTCGAGAAAGTCGCCGGGGTCACCATCGACCGGTTCGTGACGGAGCGGATCTTGCGCCCGCTCGGCATGTCGGATTCGTTCTACCCGTCGGCGGGCGATGACCCGCGCCGGGCGCGAATCGCGAGCCTGTACATGGGGCGCCCGGGCAACTGGACCCGCGCCCGGAAGGGGGACGGGGCGCCCATGTATCCGTTCGCCTGGGGGTCACAGACGCTCTATTCCACGCCCGCGGATTACGCCCGGTTCCTGGCGATGTGGCTCGACGAGGGCAAGGTGGGTGACAAGCGAGTTCTCTCGAAGGACGCGGTCGCGCGCGTGCTGACCCCGACCTCGGTGATGTCCATGCTCGGGTCCGATGCCGCGCACCTCACGGGATTCAGCGACCTCAAGGCGTTCTACGGGCACATGTCCGTATTGCACGCGACGGGCACCACCCCGGAGCAGGCCCGCGTGGTGGCGTTCGGGCACAGCGGGTCGGACGGCACGTGCGCGTGGGCGTTCCCGGGGCGCGACCTGATCGTGTGCTACTTCACCCAGTCCCGGGGCCAGATGACCACGATCCGCTTGGAATCCGTTCTCGACCGCGAACTGCTCCAGGCGGGCCGGCCCCGCGCCCCGGTACCGGAGGAGTTGAAGCCGTACCTGGGCACCTACTACGCGAACTTCATGCACTACAAGAACACCCCGTTCCGGGTCGTCTTCCAGAACGGCCGGTTGGCGGTCGACATCCCGGACCAACTCGTGTTCGAGCTGCGCGACCCGGACAAGGACGGGCAGCGCGCGTTCGTCGCCAGTGACAAGATCTCGATCGGGTTCGCGAAGGGTCGCGACGGCAAGGTGAGCTCGATGCAACTGAAGCAGCCGGGTGTGACGTTCGAGTTAACGACGTCACCGGTCAAGTTGCCGGCGCCGTTAAAGAAAGAAGCGGTCGAGAAACTTCTGGGCACGTACCAAGGGGACGGAGCCGACGGGACCGTCGAAGTGGTTCTCAAGGACGGGACGCTCCGGGTGAGCGTTCCGGCCGCGGGCGCGGACGTGGAACTCGCGCCGCGAACTGATCCGGCGTCATGGGAGGTGCGCGGGATCCCCGGTGCGGTGTTCACGTTCCAGGTGAACAAGGACGGGGCCGTGGTGTCGCTCACGGCCGAACTGCCCGGCGGGAAGCGGATCGTGCGGAACCGGGTCGAAAAATAG